One genomic segment of Methanothermococcus okinawensis IH1 includes these proteins:
- the serS gene encoding serine--tRNA ligase: MKFELKGKIIFSKELNEDAQKDISEVLDNSREIFLKGVPEGKENEASKIINYDFDGKELKLNIVSGTYARAHEALMRLKKPIMEKIGKKHKTGIRDIIIEHYEITIPAEKQNLENIKDIKVPECETEIDYNNNAVKIIFENIGDSELKRNIVDRAIKFVRNELEKGEEKDLTFDVCAIAPGTIVSEYKAKREITFDKDPTEVAEKLGWVKRFVGKGQWFYTPPITKLFRAFEELIMEECVNKIGYNECLFPKLIPLEVMYKMRYLEGLPEGMYYVCPPKRDPEMFREFVNEMMIKKEIPIHKLNDLLRNPGYVLAPAQCEPFYQFFDHELVDIDNPIKFVDKSGWTYRWEGGGAKGLDRVNEFLRIECVELGSPEFVEKTRDETLKYAEKLAEKLDLEYWTEVGDDPFYLEGRKKEDRNIEFPEIPKYEMRLWLPHIKDERKGVAVTSANVHGTHFVEGFGIRDYKGRKVWTGCTGYGLTRWVVGFLAQYGFNYEDWPELVQKKIGKMPEIPKVITWP, from the coding sequence ATGAAATTTGAGTTAAAAGGAAAAATCATATTTAGTAAGGAATTAAATGAAGATGCACAGAAAGATATATCAGAAGTATTAGACAATAGCAGGGAGATATTTTTAAAAGGAGTTCCAGAAGGAAAAGAAAATGAAGCTTCAAAAATAATAAACTATGATTTTGATGGAAAAGAACTAAAATTAAATATTGTATCAGGAACTTATGCACGAGCTCATGAGGCATTGATGAGATTGAAAAAACCAATAATGGAAAAGATTGGAAAAAAACATAAAACAGGTATAAGGGATATAATTATAGAGCACTACGAAATAACCATACCTGCTGAAAAACAGAACCTTGAAAATATAAAAGATATTAAAGTTCCAGAATGTGAAACAGAGATTGATTATAACAACAATGCTGTAAAGATAATATTTGAAAATATTGGAGATAGTGAATTAAAAAGAAATATTGTAGATAGAGCCATAAAATTCGTAAGAAATGAACTTGAAAAGGGAGAAGAAAAAGATTTAACCTTCGATGTTTGTGCAATAGCTCCTGGAACGATAGTTAGTGAGTATAAAGCAAAAAGAGAAATTACATTTGATAAAGACCCAACAGAAGTTGCCGAAAAACTCGGATGGGTCAAAAGATTTGTTGGAAAGGGACAGTGGTTTTATACGCCTCCTATAACAAAATTGTTTAGAGCATTTGAGGAGCTCATAATGGAAGAATGTGTAAATAAAATAGGTTATAATGAGTGCCTATTTCCAAAATTGATTCCATTGGAAGTTATGTATAAAATGAGGTATTTGGAAGGTCTTCCTGAGGGCATGTATTATGTCTGCCCACCAAAAAGAGACCCTGAAATGTTTAGGGAGTTTGTAAATGAAATGATGATAAAAAAAGAAATACCTATCCATAAGTTAAATGATTTATTGAGAAATCCAGGTTATGTTTTAGCACCTGCTCAGTGTGAGCCATTTTATCAATTCTTTGACCACGAGCTCGTGGATATAGACAATCCCATAAAATTCGTGGATAAAAGTGGATGGACATACAGATGGGAAGGTGGCGGTGCAAAAGGTCTCGATAGGGTTAATGAGTTTTTAAGAATAGAATGTGTAGAGCTCGGTAGTCCAGAATTTGTTGAAAAAACAAGGGATGAAACATTAAAATATGCTGAAAAACTTGCTGAAAAACTAGATTTGGAATATTGGACTGAGGTTGGAGATGACCCATTCTATCTTGAAGGTAGAAAAAAAGAGGATAGAAATATAGAGTTCCCAGAAATTCCAAAATATGAAATGAGATTATGGTTACCACACATAAAGGATGAGAGAAAAGGAGTGGCTGTAACATCTGCAAATGTTCATGGAACTCATTTTGTTGAAGGATTTGGAATAAGAGACTATAAGGGAAGAAAGGTATGGACAGGATGTACAGGATATGGTTTAACAAGATGGGTAGTTGGTTTCTTAGCACAGTATGGATTTAATTATGAGGATTGGCCTGAATTGGTGCAAAAGAAAATAGGAAAAATGCCAGAAATTCCAAAGGTAATTACTTGGCCATAA
- the aksF gene encoding homoisocitrate dehydrogenase has translation MKKYKICVIEGDGIGKEVIPETIRVLKELGDFEFIKEHAGYECFKRCNSAIPDRTIETAKECDAILFGAVTTPKPKELEKKLYKSPILTLRKELDLYANVRPINNFEDIDFVIIRENTEGLYTNKEYYDDKKEIAIAERIISKKGSSRIIKFAFDYALKHHRKKVSCIHKANILRITDGLFLKIFNETAEKYKKFNINSDNYLIDATAMYIIKNPKMFDVMVTTNLFGDILSDEASGLLGGLGLAPSANIGDKHGLFEPVHGSAPDIAGKGIANPIASILSASMMLYYLGMKEKSKLLRDSVKSVLKKGYKTPDLGGNLKTTELTDKIIEEIKNK, from the coding sequence ATGAAGAAATATAAGATATGTGTTATAGAAGGAGACGGGATAGGTAAAGAAGTAATACCTGAAACTATAAGGGTTTTAAAGGAGCTCGGAGATTTTGAATTTATCAAAGAGCATGCAGGTTATGAATGTTTTAAGAGATGCAATAGTGCCATACCTGATAGAACAATCGAAACTGCCAAGGAATGCGATGCAATATTGTTTGGTGCAGTAACTACACCAAAACCAAAAGAATTAGAAAAAAAACTATATAAAAGTCCAATATTAACACTAAGGAAAGAATTGGATTTATACGCAAATGTTAGACCTATTAATAACTTTGAAGATATTGATTTTGTAATAATAAGAGAAAATACCGAAGGATTATACACAAATAAAGAATATTACGATGATAAAAAAGAAATAGCTATTGCAGAAAGGATTATTTCTAAAAAAGGGAGTAGTAGGATAATTAAATTTGCATTTGATTATGCATTGAAACACCACAGAAAAAAGGTATCTTGCATACATAAGGCAAATATTTTAAGAATAACCGATGGTCTTTTTTTAAAAATATTCAATGAAACTGCTGAGAAATACAAAAAATTTAATATAAATAGCGATAATTATTTAATAGATGCCACTGCCATGTATATTATAAAAAATCCAAAGATGTTTGATGTTATGGTAACCACAAACTTATTTGGAGATATATTATCTGATGAAGCTTCTGGATTGCTTGGAGGTCTTGGATTGGCACCTTCTGCAAATATTGGAGATAAACATGGGTTATTTGAACCAGTTCATGGTTCGGCACCAGATATTGCAGGTAAGGGTATAGCAAATCCAATAGCTTCAATATTAAGTGCATCTATGATGCTTTATTATTTGGGTATGAAAGAAAAAAGTAAATTGTTAAGGGATTCCGTTAAATCTGTATTAAAAAAAGGATATAAAACCCCTGATTTAGGTGGAAATTTAAAAACTACTGAGCTCACGGATAAGATAATTGAGGAAATAAAAAATAAATAA